The DNA segment GCGATGGGGGTGCGCAGCTCGTGCGAGACGTTGGCCACCAGCTCCTTGCGCTGGAGGTCCTGCGCCTCCAGCTCGTCGGCCATGACGTTGATCGCCCCGGCCAGGTCGCCCAGCTCGTCGCGGCGGTTCTCGCGCACCCGGCGCGTGTAGTCGCCCTGCGCGATCGAGCGGGCCACCGCGGTCATCTCGTCCAGCGGCGCGGTGAGCGAGTGCGCCACGAACTGCGTTATCAGCAGCGTGGCGATCATCGAGAAGACCGTGATGAAGCGCAGCTCGGTCTTGGTGTGCACCGCGATCATGGACAGACCGGTGGTGATCAGCACCGAGATGACGACCAGCGCACCCAGTTTGGTCTTGATCGAGAACGGGCGTACGCCGCCCCAGGGGTCGTCCCCGGGGCTCCTCCGTGCGGCATCCCGTCCGTCGCTCATGGCGTCGGGGTCTCCAGGGCGTAACCGACGCCGTGCACCGTGCGGATCCGCTCGGCGCCGATCTTCCGGCGCAGTGCCTTGATGTGGCTGTCGACGGTGCGGGTGCCGGAGGCATCCGCCCAGTCCCACACCTCGGCCAGCAGCTGCTCCCGGGAGAGCACCGCGCGCGGGGTGTTCGCCAGGCACACCAGCAGGTCGAACTCGGTGGGCGTGAGGTGCACGTCCTCCGCCTTGACCCGCACCCGGCGCTGCGCGTGGTCGATCTCCAGCTCGCCGAGGCGCAGGATGCCCGAGCGCGGAGTGGCGGCGGCCAGCGCGGCCCGCTCCACCCGGCGCAGCAGGACGTGCACGCGCGCGGCCAGCTCCCGGATCGAGAACGGCTTGGTCATGTAGTCGTCGGCGCCGACCCCGAGCCCGACCAGCATGTCGGTCTCGTCGTCACGCGCGGTGAGCATCATCACCGGCACCGGGCGCTGGGCCTGCACGCGGCGGCAGACCTCCAGGCCGTCGAAGCCGGGCAGCATGATGTCGAGGATCAGCAGGTCAGGCTGCCAGGCCTCGGCCGTGTCGACCGCGGAGGGACCGTCGCCCGCGGTTTGCACAAGAAATCCCTCAGCGCGGAGCCGGGCCGCGATGGCGTCGACGATCGTGGGGTCGTCCTCGACGACCAGAACCCGACGCTGCGCGCCCTGGGTGGCCGTCGCCGCGCCGCTCTGGGAGGTGTGTGTCTGCTCCATCGCCCGCCCCTGTTGCTTTCCGGAATCCGTGGGGTGATCCCATGTCTGCGTTTGACGCTTGAATGATCGGCGTCACGGCAGCACATTACGGGGACTCGCCGTGCCGTCGCTATCCAGGTCGGACGGCGAGGTGCACCGCGTCCGGAACGCCCCGGGCAACGGGGACCTCTTCGGTACGCACCTGCCGGAACCCGGCATTCCGCAAGGTTCCTTCAAATTCCGGAGAGGGCTGGGCCGACCATACGGCCAGCACTCCGCCCGGCCTCAACACCCTTGCGCAGGCCGCGAGTCCGGAGGGCGCGTAGAGGCCCCCGTTGTCCTCGGTGACCGTCCATCCGGGACCGTTGTCGATGTCGAGACACAGCGCGTCGAACGTGTCCGATGTCTCATTGACGTAAGAGACCAGATCACCCTCGATGATCTCGGTCCGGGAGTCGGCGAGCGCGTCCGCGGACAGTTCGGACAGCGGTCCGGTGCGGTGCCATTCGACGACGGCGGGCTCCCGCTCCACCACCGCGATCCGCCCCCAGCGGGGGTCGGCGGCAGCGTGTGCGAGGGAGAATCCCACGCCCAGGCCGCCGATCAGCACGTCCGGCGCCGGGCGGTCGTCCAGCGCGTCCCGAGCCGCGTCGACCAGCAGCCGCTCCGAGCGGCCGTCGGAGGTGTCCATCAGGAAGCAGCCGTTCGCGATGATCTGCAGCAGCGCGCCGTGCCTGCGCAGCACCACCTCGCCGAACGGGCCGTCGCGCCGGTCCAGGACCACGGGCGCGCCGGGGGAGTCGTACACGGCAGTCATACGGCCATCCTGCTCCAACTCGGCTTCACGGTCACCGGAATTACGCAGGGTGTGCGCGTTCCCGGGCGGCCACGGCACCGGTTGCACTCGTTCGTGGGACGCGCGGAGGCGTGGGTATGCGGAGGCGTGGGCATACGGAGGTGCGGACGTGCGGGCCGCGCGGGACGGCCGGTCAGGCGAAGGTGAGCTGCTCCCCGGCCGGCGGCGGCAGCAGGGTCCTCGTCAGCCGCTCGACTCCGGCCCGCCACCGCCGGTCACCGGACTCCTCCCAGAGTTCCATCAGCTCGGACGGTCCGGTCGCGATCCGGTCCAGCGCCTCGACGGCCAGGGGGCGCAGTGCCGCGAGATCGGGAAGGGGCTCGTCGGGGCCGTAGGAGGTGTCGACGGGCTCGCCGTCCGGGCACTGCGCGGCCACCAGTGCCGCCGCGGCGCAGGCCTCCTCGCCCTCGGGCGCGTCGAGGTAGCCGTCCGTCTCCACCGCCCGCAGGAGGGCGGCCCGGACCATTGCGGCGCGCTCGTCCGGCGCGGCGTCGTCGAGGTCGTTGCACCAGTCCGCGGCGGTGTCGTTGTCGAAGGGGCCGATGTCCCAGGTGCCCACGCTTCACTCCGTCCGAGTCGGTCGTCCGTGTCGATGCGGCGCAGCCTGTCACCCGGCACTGACAACCCGTCGCCACCTCCGTCGCTACCTGTGCGGTCCCACCCGCCCGGCAGCTGATCGCCCAGAGCGAACACCGTGCGGGGAACAATCCCGGGCTCACGTGCATTGAGTCGGTATTGCTCAAGTTGACTGCCAAAGGGGAGATCATGGCTGATGAGGCCACGGCGTTCACGCTCGTCCTGCCCGTGCTGCCGCTCGACGACGAGGTCGTCCTGCCCGGCATGGTGGTTCCGCTGGACCTGAGCGATGCCGAGGTGCGGGCCGCCGTCGAGGCCGCGCAGGCCGCCGCACAGGCGGAGTCCGGCAAGCCCAGGGTGCTGCTGGTGCCGCGCGTCGACGGGACGTACGCCACGACCGGTGTGCTGGGCACCGTCGAGCAGGTCGGCCGGCTGGCCGACGGCGACCCGGGTGCCCTGATCCGCGGCCGGGCCCGGGTGCGGATCGGCGCCGGTACGACGGGACCGGGCGCCGCCCTGTGGGTCGAGGGCGCCCGCGTCGAGGAGAGCGTGCCCGAGCCCCTGCCCGGCCAGGTCACGGAACTCGTCAAGGAGTACAAGGCGCTCGCCACCACCTGGCTGAAGAAGCGCGGCGCCTGGCAGGTCGTGGACCGCGTCCAGGCCATCGAGGACGTCTCCGCCCTCGCCGACAACTCCGGCTACTCACCCTTCCTGACCATCGAGCAGAAGACCGAGCTGCTGGAGACCGCCGACCCGGTGGCCCGCCTGAAGCTCGCCGCACAGCAGCTGCGCGACCACCTCGCCGAGCAGGACGTGGCGGAGACCATCGCCAAGGACGTCCAGGAGGGCGTCGACCGGCAGCAGCGCGAGTTCCTGCTGCGCCGCCAGCTCGAAGCGGTCCGCAAGGAGCTGCGCGAGCTGAACGGGGACGGCAAGGACACGGTCGAGGAGTCCGACGACTACCGCGCCCGCGTCGAGGCCGCCGACCTGCCGGAACACGTCCGCGAGGCCGCCCTCAAGGAGGTCGACAAGCTGGAGCGCTCCAGCGACCAGTCGCCCGAGGGGTCCTGGATCCGCACCTGGCTGGACACGGTCCTGGAGATGCCGTGGAACACGCGCACCGAGGACGCCTACGACATCCAGGGCGCCAAGGCGGTCCTGGACGCCGAGCACGCGGGCCTCGAGGACGTGAAGGAACGCATCACCGAGTACCTGGCGGTGCGCAAGCGGCGCGGCGAGCGCGGCCTCGGCGTCATCGGCGGCCGGCGCGGCGGCGCGGTGCTCGCGCTCGTCGGGCCGCCCGGCGTCGGCAAGACCAGCCTCGGCGAGTCCGTCGCGCACGCGATGGGGCGCGAGTTCGTCCGCGTCGCCCTCGGCGGCGTCCGCGACGAGGCCGAGATCCGCGGTCACCGCCGTACCTACGTCGGCGCGCTGCCCGGCCGGATCGTCCGGGCGGTCAAGGAGGCCGGGTCCATGAACCCGGTGGTCCTGCTCGACGAGATCGACAAGGTCGGCTCGGACTTCCGCGGCGACCCCGCCGCGGCCCTGCTGGAGGTCCTGGACCCGGCGCAGAACCACACCTTCCGGGACCACTACCTGGAGGTCGAACTGGACCTGTCCGACGTGGTCTTCCTCGCCACCGCCAACGTCCTGGAGGCCATCCCGGAGGCGCTGGCCGACCGGATGGAGATCGTCCGCCTGGACGGCTACACCGAGGACGAGAAGGTCGTCATCGCCCGTGACCACCTGCTCCCGCGCCAGCTGGAGCGGGCCGGCCTGAACAAGGACGAGGTCACCCTCGACGAGGGCGCGCTGCGCAAGCTCGCCGGCGAGTACACCCGCGAGGCGGGCGTACGCACCCTGGAGCGGGCCGTCGCCCGGCTGCTGCGCAAGATCGCGGCCCAGCACGAACTCGGCCGGCGCGAGCTGCCGTTCACCGTCCGGGACGGGGACCTGCGCGGCCTGATCGGGCGCCCGCACCACGTGCCCGAGTCCGCGCAGGACCCGGCCGAGCGCCGGACCGCCGTCCCCGGCGTGGCCACCGGCCTCGCCGTCACCGGCGCCGGTGGTGACGTGCTCTACGTGGAGGCGTCTCTCGCGGACCCCGAGACGGGCGCGGCGGGCCTGACCCTGACCGGTCAGCTCGGCGACGTCATGAAGGAGTCGGCGCAGATCGCGCTGAGTTTCCTGCGCAGCCACGGCGCCGAACTGGAGCTCGCGGTGGGCGACCTGAAGGACCGGGGCGTGCACATCCACTTCCCGGCGGGCGCGGTGCCCAAGGACGGTCCGAGCGCGGGCGTCACGATGACCACCGCTCTCGCGTCCCTTCTCTCCGGGCGCCTGGTCCGCACGGACGTGGCGATGACCGGCGAGGTCTCGCTGACCGGCCGGGTGCTGCCCATCGGCGGCGTGAAGCAGAAGCTCCTCGCCGCGCACCGCGCCGGGGTGACCACCGTGATCATCCCCAAGCGCAACGAGCCCGACCTGGACGACGTCCCGGCCGAGGTGCTGGACACGCTCGACGTCCACGCCGTGACCGACGTCCGCCAGGTCCTGGAACTGGCACTCGCGCCCGCCGCACACGGAGCGCACGGCGCGACGCCGGAGGTCCCGGTCGCCGCGTGACGCCGGCGTCCCCTGACGGACATCGGCCGCGCCGACCGGACGAGTGAGGGCCCGGGCTCCCCGAAGGGACCCGGGCCCTCACCACGCCCTGAGCGCGCGTACCCCCGGCCGGGAGGGTGCTGAGGTCAGCCGAGGGCCAGTGCCTGCACCCGGTCCAGCGCACCGTTGCCGTGCTTGTCCGGGGGCAACCCCCGTACCCCCGGCCGGGAGGGTGCTGAGGTCAGCCGAGGGCCAGTGCCTGCACCCGGTCCAGCGCACCGTTGCCGTGCTTGTCCGGGGGCAACCCCCGTACCCCCGGCCGGGAGGGTGCTGAGGTCAGCCGAGGGCCAGTGCCTGCACCCGGTCCAGCGCACCGTTGAACTTGTCGTGGTCGCCCACGGTCGGGCCGCTGGAGGTGTACTGCCACATGGTGTAGAAGCCCCAGCCCGCAGGCAGCGTCCCCGGGTCCGCGGCGTAGCGGGCGATCCACAGCGGGTTGTTCGACGCGAAGCCGCCGTAGTTGCCGGTGCACTGGGTCCACCAGCTGGTGGCCGTGTAGATCACGGCGTCGCGGCCGGTGCGCGCCTTGTAGGTGTTGAGGAAGTCGGCGATCCAGTTGACCATCGCGCCCGTCGACAGGCCGTAGCAGGCGGCGCCGTACGGGTTCCACTCGATGTCGAGCGCGCCGGGCAGCGTCTTGCCGTCGCGGGACCAGCCGCCGCCGTGGTCGACGAAGTAGTTGGCCTGGGTCGCGCCGCTCGTGGTGTCCGGGGTGGCGAAGTGGTAGCCGCCGCGGATCATGCCGACGTTGTACGAGCCGTTGTACTGCTGGGCGAAGTACGGGTTCGTGTAGTACGTGCCCTCCGTGGCCTTGGTGTAGGCCCAGCGGACGCCGCTGTTCCACAGCGTGGCCCAGTCGACGTTGCCCTGGTGGCCCGAGACGTCGACGCCCTCGGTCTGGACGGCGGCGGTGGCGGCGGGGGAGCCGCCGCGGCCGTCGTGGGCGACGACGCCCATGCCCATGAAGGCGGAGCCGCGCGCGGGCGTGGTCGCGGCCTGGGCGGTGGTGAGGGGCAGGGCGAGGGAGAGCGCCGCGAGCAGGGCCGTGACGAGGGCGGCCAGGGCGCGGGGGCGGATGGAGCCAGGTCTGTGCACGGGCATGACGTGCCTCCGAGGAACGAGGTGGGGGGATCCTGAGGTGACCACTGGGCCCACTGGCGTGGGCATGCCATTCCTTGTCCGGTAAAGAAGCTACGCACGTAGATGGCCGCGAGGGAAGAGGGTCCGGATGCCGCCGTTGGTCTACGCCTGCGAAATACTGGCGGAGCTGCGGCAATGACGGGGTTTGACGGAAACTTTCAGGACCGCGAAACCGAGCAGGGGTGCTGACGTGCACGAGGACGGAAACAGCGAGGCGCATCGCGTCACCGACGAGGTGACGCCGAGCGGCGCGGACCAGGAGTTCCTGGCGCTGGAACGTGAGTTGACCGTGCTGCTGCGGCGCGCCCGGGCCAGCCAGGGCGAGATGGCCCGCGAGGTCCATCCCGACCTGGAGTCCGCCGCGTACGGCCTGCTCATCCGCCTCGACGAACTCGGCGGCCAGCGCGCCACCGAACTCGCCGCCTACATCGGCGTCGGCAAGGCGACCATGTCCCGCCAGCTGCGCGCCCTGGAGGAGCTGGGTCTCGTCGCCCGCGCGCCCGACCCGGCCGACGGCCGCGCCTGGCTGGTCACCCTCACCGACGAGGGCCGCAGTCGCGTCGGCAAGGTCCGCGAGGCACGCCGCGCCCGTTACGTCTGCCAGCTCTCCCACTGGGACCGCGGCGAGGTCGCCGAACTGGCCCGGCTGCTGAACCGGTTGAACGGCGGCACGGAGAAGCACAGCTGAACGGCGGGCCGGAGAAGCGCAGCTGCACGGCGGCACGGAGAGACGCGGCTGACCGGGCCGCGCGCTCACAGCTCCACGTACAGCACCGTCGCGTCGTCGTGCGCCTTGCCGCGCCGCGGGAACGTCCGCTCCTGGAGGTCCGCGGACTCCAGCTCCCGTACCCGGTCGACCAGGGAGCGGGCGCCCTCCTTGGCGACGAGGTCGAACAGGGCGGTCCAGTCGCCCTCGCGGAATTTCTCCGTCCAGCGGGTGGCGCCGTCCGTCAGCGCGGTCAGGGCGCGGACCTCGTGGCGGGGCACGGTGCCGGTGACGGCGCGGCCGGCGACCGAGGGGTCGGCGGCGGCCGTGAAGAAGCCGCCCTCCTTGTTGCGCAGGGTGGCGTCGACCAGGGCGTCGGTGGCGAGGGCGGACCGGGGCAGCCGGCCGAGGCGGTCGTCCAGGACCGGGGTGACCGTGCCGGCGGGGGAGCGCAGGAGCAGCGCGGAGTCCGACAGGACCAGGTAATCCAGGGTGTCGGCCGACCAGCGCGCCAGGACGACGGTCGCCTGCGGGGTGCGCGGGTGAGAAAGGTCACACGTGTTCGCGTGGGCCTCGGAAGTCCGGCCGATCGCCCGGGAAAGCACCTCCGGCAGCGTCAGATCTCGGCTCGAAAGGGTCAGTTCGGTCAGGGCGCCGCCCAGTCGGGAGGTGAACCAGGGGACCGTGTGCAGGCAGCCCGTGCCGTCCCGGGGCGGTGTCACTCCGTCCAGCAAGATCGCACAACCTCCCTGACCGGAGGCGGGTAGTCCGACACCGGCGAAGTCCTCGTTGGGGCGGGACGGGTCGCCGGGTTCCGTGACGAGTTCGGTGCGCATCCGGTCAGTCTGCACGAGCCCTTCACAGGCTTCCCCAAAGAGCGCCGGGCGTGGCGGAATTGATGCGACCGTGCAGGTCAGACGCCTGCTTTGGGGGTAATTGGCATACTCCGGGAACGCGTGGCGGCGAATACTGCCAAAGGCTGCCGCGCGCGTCCAACCGGCCCGCCGTGGACGGCCGTCGCACCGGCCGGCGCAACTTGCCCGTCAACTCCCGTCCGATGTTCACTCCTTCGGGTGGCCGGTCAGGTGATGCACGACCCCTGCCCACCGGCGCTGGGAGGGTCGGGAACCGTACGAACCGGGTGTTCGCACCACTTAACACCGAGACGACGGGTCACCGCCCGGGACCTTGGGTAGACGAGTTCAGGAATGCGAGCACCGGTGCAGAAGAAGCGGCCGCGGCGCACAAGCAGGCAGACGGCCCCCGAGGGGATTGCCGAACAGACCCCCGTCGGAACCGGCCGCCCCACTCATGTGCGTACCCGTCTGATCATTGCCGTGGCGGCGGTGGCCGCAGCCATCGCCGGAGCCGGGGCACCCGCGCTCCTCACCGCCTCCGGGGACGTCAGCGACTCCCAGGAACTGGTGACACTGGCCGGGCGTACCCAGGACGCGCTCGCGCTCGCCCACTCGCTCGCCGACGAACGCGACGAGGTCACCGCCT comes from the Streptomyces sp. NBC_00820 genome and includes:
- a CDS encoding response regulator transcription factor, producing the protein MEQTHTSQSGAATATQGAQRRVLVVEDDPTIVDAIAARLRAEGFLVQTAGDGPSAVDTAEAWQPDLLILDIMLPGFDGLEVCRRVQAQRPVPVMMLTARDDETDMLVGLGVGADDYMTKPFSIRELAARVHVLLRRVERAALAAATPRSGILRLGELEIDHAQRRVRVKAEDVHLTPTEFDLLVCLANTPRAVLSREQLLAEVWDWADASGTRTVDSHIKALRRKIGAERIRTVHGVGYALETPTP
- a CDS encoding spermidine synthase, with the translated sequence MTAVYDSPGAPVVLDRRDGPFGEVVLRRHGALLQIIANGCFLMDTSDGRSERLLVDAARDALDDRPAPDVLIGGLGVGFSLAHAAADPRWGRIAVVEREPAVVEWHRTGPLSELSADALADSRTEIIEGDLVSYVNETSDTFDALCLDIDNGPGWTVTEDNGGLYAPSGLAACARVLRPGGVLAVWSAQPSPEFEGTLRNAGFRQVRTEEVPVARGVPDAVHLAVRPG
- a CDS encoding DUF4259 domain-containing protein — protein: MGTWDIGPFDNDTAADWCNDLDDAAPDERAAMVRAALLRAVETDGYLDAPEGEEACAAAALVAAQCPDGEPVDTSYGPDEPLPDLAALRPLAVEALDRIATGPSELMELWEESGDRRWRAGVERLTRTLLPPPAGEQLTFA
- the lon gene encoding endopeptidase La, which codes for MADEATAFTLVLPVLPLDDEVVLPGMVVPLDLSDAEVRAAVEAAQAAAQAESGKPRVLLVPRVDGTYATTGVLGTVEQVGRLADGDPGALIRGRARVRIGAGTTGPGAALWVEGARVEESVPEPLPGQVTELVKEYKALATTWLKKRGAWQVVDRVQAIEDVSALADNSGYSPFLTIEQKTELLETADPVARLKLAAQQLRDHLAEQDVAETIAKDVQEGVDRQQREFLLRRQLEAVRKELRELNGDGKDTVEESDDYRARVEAADLPEHVREAALKEVDKLERSSDQSPEGSWIRTWLDTVLEMPWNTRTEDAYDIQGAKAVLDAEHAGLEDVKERITEYLAVRKRRGERGLGVIGGRRGGAVLALVGPPGVGKTSLGESVAHAMGREFVRVALGGVRDEAEIRGHRRTYVGALPGRIVRAVKEAGSMNPVVLLDEIDKVGSDFRGDPAAALLEVLDPAQNHTFRDHYLEVELDLSDVVFLATANVLEAIPEALADRMEIVRLDGYTEDEKVVIARDHLLPRQLERAGLNKDEVTLDEGALRKLAGEYTREAGVRTLERAVARLLRKIAAQHELGRRELPFTVRDGDLRGLIGRPHHVPESAQDPAERRTAVPGVATGLAVTGAGGDVLYVEASLADPETGAAGLTLTGQLGDVMKESAQIALSFLRSHGAELELAVGDLKDRGVHIHFPAGAVPKDGPSAGVTMTTALASLLSGRLVRTDVAMTGEVSLTGRVLPIGGVKQKLLAAHRAGVTTVIIPKRNEPDLDDVPAEVLDTLDVHAVTDVRQVLELALAPAAHGAHGATPEVPVAA
- a CDS encoding lysozyme; translated protein: MPVHRPGSIRPRALAALVTALLAALSLALPLTTAQAATTPARGSAFMGMGVVAHDGRGGSPAATAAVQTEGVDVSGHQGNVDWATLWNSGVRWAYTKATEGTYYTNPYFAQQYNGSYNVGMIRGGYHFATPDTTSGATQANYFVDHGGGWSRDGKTLPGALDIEWNPYGAACYGLSTGAMVNWIADFLNTYKARTGRDAVIYTATSWWTQCTGNYGGFASNNPLWIARYAADPGTLPAGWGFYTMWQYTSSGPTVGDHDKFNGALDRVQALALG
- a CDS encoding MarR family winged helix-turn-helix transcriptional regulator — translated: MHEDGNSEAHRVTDEVTPSGADQEFLALERELTVLLRRARASQGEMAREVHPDLESAAYGLLIRLDELGGQRATELAAYIGVGKATMSRQLRALEELGLVARAPDPADGRAWLVTLTDEGRSRVGKVREARRARYVCQLSHWDRGEVAELARLLNRLNGGTEKHS
- a CDS encoding protein phosphatase 2C domain-containing protein; the protein is MRTELVTEPGDPSRPNEDFAGVGLPASGQGGCAILLDGVTPPRDGTGCLHTVPWFTSRLGGALTELTLSSRDLTLPEVLSRAIGRTSEAHANTCDLSHPRTPQATVVLARWSADTLDYLVLSDSALLLRSPAGTVTPVLDDRLGRLPRSALATDALVDATLRNKEGGFFTAAADPSVAGRAVTGTVPRHEVRALTALTDGATRWTEKFREGDWTALFDLVAKEGARSLVDRVRELESADLQERTFPRRGKAHDDATVLYVEL